A single genomic interval of Amycolatopsis albispora harbors:
- a CDS encoding ATP-binding cassette domain-containing protein: protein MNSTLPAIVATGLRKRYRETVALDGFDLSVTRGTVCGLLGPNGAGKTTAVRILATLLRLDSGSASVAGFDVGREPEQVRYRIGLCGQHSAVDNILTGRDNLVMFGRLCHLSPKAARRRADELLEQFGLTHVATLPPKQYSGGMRRRLDLAASLLVTPEVLFLDEPTTGLDPRNRNEVWAEIRAVAASGGTVLLTTQYLDEADQLAGQIAVMNGGRVVAEGSPSELKARIDEDQVDLVLRDPGDLPRARELLELVTGGTAVADPEARRLRAPVRDGAYGLAEAARALAGAGIAVEDIGLRRPTLDEVFLRLTEKRAEELAR, encoded by the coding sequence GTGAACTCCACTCTACCCGCGATCGTGGCCACGGGGCTGCGCAAGCGCTATCGCGAAACCGTCGCGCTCGACGGGTTCGACCTGTCCGTGACCAGGGGCACCGTGTGCGGTCTTCTCGGCCCCAACGGGGCAGGCAAAACCACCGCGGTGCGGATCCTGGCCACCCTGCTCCGCCTGGACAGCGGTTCGGCCAGCGTGGCCGGGTTCGACGTCGGCCGCGAGCCGGAACAGGTCCGCTACCGCATCGGGTTGTGCGGCCAGCACTCGGCCGTGGACAACATCCTGACCGGGCGGGACAACCTGGTGATGTTCGGCAGGCTCTGCCACCTCAGCCCGAAGGCCGCCCGGCGCCGCGCGGACGAACTGCTCGAGCAGTTCGGTCTCACCCACGTGGCCACGCTGCCGCCCAAGCAGTACTCCGGCGGCATGCGGCGGCGGCTGGACCTGGCCGCGAGCCTGCTCGTCACCCCGGAGGTGCTGTTCCTCGACGAGCCGACCACCGGCCTGGACCCGCGCAACCGCAACGAGGTCTGGGCCGAGATCCGCGCGGTCGCCGCCTCCGGCGGCACCGTGCTGCTGACCACCCAGTACCTCGACGAGGCCGACCAGCTCGCCGGGCAGATCGCGGTGATGAACGGCGGCCGGGTCGTCGCCGAGGGCAGCCCCAGCGAGCTCAAGGCCAGGATCGACGAGGACCAGGTGGATCTGGTCCTGCGCGACCCCGGCGACCTGCCGCGGGCGCGGGAACTGCTCGAACTGGTCACCGGCGGTACCGCGGTGGCCGACCCGGAAGCGCGGCGGCTGCGGGCGCCGGTGCGGGACGGGGCATACGGACTGGCCGAAGCGGCCAGGGCACTGGCCGGAGCCGGGATCGCGGTGGAGGACATCGGCCTGCGGCGGCCGACCCTCGACGAGGTGTTCCTCCGGCTGACCGAGAAACGCGCCGAGGAGCTGGCACGGTGA
- a CDS encoding class I adenylate-forming enzyme family protein yields MSEGASDCCRRTSAAARPDPAVLTPAGLSAGTGRVASALAARGVRPDQVVLLSAANSAGFAEVLLGLMRYGTGIALLSPGRPATELARAAAEAGAAWVISDNPAHRRELGTGTGLLSVAELTDDPHHAGTGARPSFERWAARADGLICWSSGSTGAPKAIVRSGQSVLDNIERTARRMRYRSDDLIAPLLPFSHQYGMSLILLAWHTGASLLIAPHTRPDRALPLLAEHRATVVDATPATYRSVLNLLRRRPALAAALGEVRMWCTGGAPLVDHLRAEFATQTGKPLLDGYGSTELGNIALAGPDAPEYCEPLDGVRVRVTDQRGRALPAGQVGEVWVEAPDVMVGTLVAGTLLPTVPGAFPTNDIGYLDPRFGLRIVGRKKAVHRRGYTLFPDYLAHRAEECGQPVQVVPVEREPDEWRLVFVIEDPARGPAAQWRERFKLIFAPHELPDRIVVLERFPQLATGKRDARRIRELAVANTRHRRPGPAANPT; encoded by the coding sequence ATGTCTGAGGGTGCCAGCGACTGTTGTCGCCGCACTTCGGCCGCGGCGCGGCCGGATCCGGCGGTGCTCACCCCGGCCGGCCTGTCCGCTGGCACCGGCCGGGTGGCCTCGGCACTGGCCGCCCGTGGCGTGCGGCCGGACCAGGTCGTCCTGCTCAGCGCGGCGAACTCGGCCGGTTTCGCCGAGGTGCTGCTCGGCCTGATGCGGTACGGCACCGGCATCGCGCTGCTCAGCCCCGGCCGTCCCGCCACCGAGCTCGCGCGCGCCGCGGCGGAGGCCGGGGCCGCGTGGGTGATCAGCGACAATCCGGCGCACCGGCGGGAACTCGGGACCGGCACCGGCTTGCTGTCCGTCGCCGAGCTCACCGATGACCCCCACCACGCCGGTACCGGTGCCCGGCCCTCGTTCGAGCGGTGGGCCGCGCGCGCCGACGGCCTGATCTGCTGGTCGTCCGGCTCCACCGGCGCCCCGAAGGCGATCGTCCGATCAGGACAGTCCGTTTTGGACAACATCGAGCGCACCGCGCGGCGGATGCGCTACCGGAGCGACGACCTGATCGCGCCGCTGCTGCCGTTCTCCCACCAGTACGGCATGTCGCTGATCCTGCTGGCCTGGCACACCGGGGCGAGCCTGCTGATCGCCCCGCACACGCGGCCGGACCGCGCGCTGCCCCTGCTGGCCGAGCACCGCGCCACCGTGGTGGACGCCACCCCGGCCACCTACCGCAGCGTGCTGAACCTGCTGCGGCGCCGCCCGGCGCTGGCGGCCGCGCTCGGCGAGGTCCGGATGTGGTGCACCGGCGGCGCGCCACTGGTGGACCACCTGCGGGCGGAGTTCGCCACGCAGACCGGCAAGCCGCTGCTCGACGGCTACGGCAGCACCGAACTGGGCAACATCGCGCTGGCCGGGCCGGACGCTCCCGAATACTGCGAGCCGCTGGACGGGGTGCGAGTGCGGGTGACCGACCAGCGGGGCCGCGCGCTGCCCGCCGGCCAGGTCGGCGAGGTGTGGGTGGAGGCGCCCGACGTCATGGTCGGCACCCTGGTCGCCGGCACGCTGCTGCCGACCGTGCCCGGTGCCTTCCCCACCAACGACATCGGCTACCTGGACCCGCGGTTCGGGCTGCGGATCGTGGGCCGCAAGAAGGCGGTGCACCGCCGCGGGTACACGCTCTTCCCCGACTACCTGGCCCACCGGGCCGAGGAGTGCGGGCAGCCGGTGCAGGTCGTCCCGGTCGAGCGCGAACCGGACGAGTGGCGGCTGGTTTTTGTCATCGAGGACCCGGCGCGCGGCCCGGCCGCGCAGTGGCGGGAGCGGTTCAAGCTGATCTTCGCGCCGCACGAGCTGCCGGACCGGATCGTGGTGCTGGAGCGGTTCCCGCAGCTGGCCACCGGGAAGCGGGACGCCCGGCGGATCCGGGAACTCGCCGTGGCGAACACGCGGCACCGGCGCCCCGGGCCCGCCGCGAACCCCACCTGA
- a CDS encoding GNAT family N-acetyltransferase, giving the protein MSLHPARTAEDFEALAGWSSSITSVYSSGQVQPVTGAELREAGVQHQVRFLIVRDRDGQAVGGVNWRPMTYEGHYEVGNAIGPPELWGLGYGAESVLLLLEYLFHQRNAHRIHLLTAAYNKRMVQIFTSGQIHVEGVLRDYFFVDGEYHHAIVGSILRDEYYAALAPGDRERMDLIPPGDKTDALGLLRTHLDRHPVRP; this is encoded by the coding sequence GTGTCGCTCCATCCCGCGCGTACGGCGGAGGACTTCGAAGCACTGGCGGGCTGGTCGTCGTCGATCACCTCGGTCTACTCGTCCGGCCAGGTCCAGCCGGTGACCGGCGCGGAACTGCGTGAAGCCGGGGTCCAGCACCAGGTCCGCTTCCTCATCGTCCGTGACCGCGACGGCCAGGCGGTCGGCGGCGTGAACTGGCGGCCGATGACCTACGAGGGCCACTACGAGGTGGGCAACGCGATCGGCCCACCGGAGCTGTGGGGACTGGGCTACGGGGCCGAGTCGGTGCTGCTGCTGCTGGAGTACCTGTTCCACCAGCGCAACGCCCACCGGATCCACCTGCTGACCGCGGCCTACAACAAGCGCATGGTGCAGATCTTCACCTCGGGGCAGATCCACGTCGAGGGCGTGCTGCGCGACTACTTCTTCGTCGACGGCGAATACCACCACGCGATCGTCGGCTCGATCCTGCGGGACGAGTACTACGCCGCGCTGGCTCCCGGCGACCGCGAGCGCATGGACCTGATCCCGCCGGGGGACAAGACCGACGCGCTCGGCCTGCTGCGGACCCATCTGGACCGGCACCCCGTCCGGCCCTAG
- a CDS encoding aldehyde dehydrogenase family protein, which translates to MSETSIDLAGLFGADVFSTSAGPYRGVDDQFTLNVIRVLLSRWDELVDVLTAIATRPAAVDELRRSISCLAGASWELGRHQPRRIRELAVFLPSNNILYSYVLFGLIPARYSDAVVIRPSARVADTARAVHRILSTDPLLAGDFPIEFAELSQRQFVRRCAAADAVVFTGQASNAETVAAQLTANPLFLAFGSGPNPVVAGPKADLARVVSDVLRVRTYNSGQDCLCPDVIFAHESVADDLVSGFEQSIRRLNVGARTEHDVDVAPLVYADAVAEIGSFLHHHRAHVRAGGAVSEETGLVQPTLLDLPWDENFHPPEFFGPVFCVVRYRDLAGLRRWAAKPAEARRGMYLSQYGAEDLTGDVFGTSVVLHEQITLDMENGNEPLGGYGFDASHVRRGATVLARPLLLSAELGRDSLIGLAGVS; encoded by the coding sequence GTGTCGGAAACTTCGATTGATCTGGCGGGGCTGTTCGGCGCTGACGTCTTCAGCACCAGCGCCGGCCCGTACCGGGGGGTGGACGACCAGTTCACCCTCAACGTGATCCGGGTCCTGCTGTCCCGGTGGGACGAACTGGTCGACGTGCTGACCGCGATCGCCACGCGGCCCGCCGCGGTGGACGAGCTGCGCCGGTCGATCTCCTGCCTGGCCGGGGCGTCCTGGGAACTCGGGCGGCACCAGCCCCGGCGCATCCGGGAGCTGGCGGTTTTCCTGCCCTCCAACAACATTCTCTACTCGTACGTGCTCTTCGGGCTGATCCCGGCCCGCTACAGCGACGCGGTGGTGATCCGGCCGTCGGCGCGGGTGGCCGACACCGCCCGCGCGGTGCACCGGATCCTGAGCACCGACCCGCTGCTGGCCGGTGACTTCCCGATCGAGTTCGCCGAGCTGTCCCAGCGGCAGTTCGTGCGCCGGTGCGCCGCCGCGGACGCGGTGGTGTTCACCGGGCAGGCGTCCAACGCCGAGACCGTCGCCGCGCAGCTGACCGCGAACCCGTTGTTCCTGGCCTTCGGCTCTGGCCCCAATCCGGTGGTGGCCGGCCCGAAGGCCGACCTCGCCAGGGTGGTCTCCGACGTGCTGCGGGTGCGCACCTACAACTCCGGCCAGGACTGCCTGTGCCCGGACGTGATCTTCGCGCACGAGAGCGTCGCCGACGACCTGGTTTCCGGCTTCGAGCAGTCGATCCGGCGGCTGAACGTGGGTGCCAGAACCGAGCACGACGTGGACGTCGCCCCGCTGGTGTACGCCGACGCGGTCGCCGAGATCGGCTCCTTCCTGCACCACCACCGTGCGCACGTGCGTGCCGGGGGCGCGGTCTCGGAGGAGACCGGCCTGGTGCAGCCGACCCTGCTCGACCTGCCGTGGGACGAGAACTTCCACCCGCCGGAGTTCTTCGGCCCGGTGTTCTGCGTGGTCCGCTACCGCGACCTGGCCGGGCTGCGGCGGTGGGCGGCCAAGCCGGCGGAGGCCCGGCGCGGGATGTACCTGTCGCAGTACGGCGCGGAGGACCTGACCGGAGACGTGTTCGGCACCAGCGTGGTGCTGCACGAGCAGATCACCCTCGACATGGAGAACGGCAACGAGCCGCTGGGCGGGTACGGGTTCGACGCCAGCCACGTCCGCCGCGGCGCCACGGTGCTGGCCCGGCCGCTGCTGCTGTCGGCCGAACTGGGCCGCGACAGCCTGATCGGGCTGGCGGGCGTGTCATGA
- a CDS encoding GAP family protein → MGAKDLLTVGGLALLDSLNISLLLATLYLLVNNQRPIPRVLLFVGVFYAVYVVAGFALASGAAAIGGALGGSAGKLIQLAVGALLLLYGIFARTEPREQRAGRTGAVGYLATMGLALTVAAVEVATALPYLAAISVLSQSGLDPVVRLLIILGYNLIVVAPCLIAAIAYTRSRSRMKSRFEEFIAKRQEKKKKDRKGLLLLCIIAGFYIAGDALVKLEFFGLVELTEEQRRKIHSY, encoded by the coding sequence GTGGGCGCCAAGGACCTGTTGACCGTGGGTGGGCTGGCACTGCTCGACTCGCTCAACATCTCATTGCTCCTCGCCACGCTCTACCTGCTGGTGAACAACCAGCGCCCGATTCCCCGGGTGTTGCTGTTCGTCGGGGTTTTCTACGCCGTCTACGTGGTGGCCGGGTTCGCGCTGGCCAGCGGCGCGGCCGCGATCGGCGGCGCGCTGGGCGGCTCGGCCGGAAAGCTGATCCAGCTCGCCGTCGGCGCCTTGCTGCTGCTCTACGGCATTTTCGCCAGAACCGAGCCGCGCGAGCAGCGAGCCGGGCGGACCGGCGCCGTCGGCTACCTGGCAACCATGGGGCTGGCGCTGACCGTGGCCGCGGTGGAGGTGGCGACCGCCCTGCCCTATCTGGCGGCGATCTCGGTGCTTTCGCAGAGCGGGCTCGACCCCGTGGTGCGGCTGCTGATCATTCTCGGTTACAACCTGATCGTGGTCGCGCCCTGCCTGATCGCGGCGATCGCGTACACCAGGAGCCGGTCGCGGATGAAGTCCCGGTTCGAGGAGTTCATCGCCAAGCGGCAGGAGAAAAAGAAAAAGGATCGCAAGGGCCTGCTGCTCCTGTGCATCATCGCGGGTTTCTACATCGCCGGGGACGCGCTGGTGAAACTGGAGTTCTTCGGCCTGGTCGAGCTCACCGAGGAACAGCGGAGAAAAATCCACAGCTACTGA
- the fabF gene encoding beta-ketoacyl-ACP synthase II has product MTHADEVVRARRVVVTGRGAVSPIGLDWPSTWENLIKGVSGIRKLSTVDMSGLPVSIGGEVLGLEPERLLPHKLVRRTDSSVHMALLAAIEAITDAGLEITPEIAPRTAVVVGSAGGPTKLSAEATAGLEARGARGISPFYFPGSGVDSATSEIALYTGAQGASICMVTACATGANSIGEAMRMIRFGEADVAIAGGVDDTLTRLDITGAAVSRALSRREDEPAAACRPFDTDRDGFVMSAGGGVLVLESADHAAARGARVLAELAGYGTTTDAFHMTAPHPEAITAQRAMRIALDRAGAQASDVDYINAHGTATKLNDTTEIKAIRGVFGERAPKIPVSSIKSMTGHMLGGAGAVELITAIETILTGIVPPTINCDRPEDPEMNFVPHVAQSHEVRTVMSNSFGFGGHNAVLVARRWAG; this is encoded by the coding sequence ATGACGCACGCGGACGAGGTGGTGCGGGCCCGCCGGGTCGTGGTGACCGGCCGGGGCGCGGTTTCGCCGATCGGCCTGGACTGGCCGTCGACCTGGGAGAACCTGATCAAGGGGGTCAGCGGGATCCGGAAGCTGAGCACCGTGGACATGTCCGGGCTGCCGGTGTCGATCGGCGGTGAGGTGCTCGGCCTGGAGCCGGAACGGCTGCTGCCGCACAAGCTCGTCCGGCGCACCGACAGCTCCGTGCACATGGCGCTGCTCGCGGCGATCGAAGCGATCACCGACGCCGGGCTGGAGATCACCCCGGAAATCGCCCCGCGCACCGCCGTGGTGGTCGGCTCGGCGGGCGGGCCGACCAAGCTCTCGGCCGAGGCCACCGCCGGGCTGGAAGCCCGCGGCGCCCGCGGGATCAGCCCGTTCTACTTCCCCGGCAGCGGGGTGGACAGCGCCACCAGCGAGATCGCGCTGTACACCGGCGCGCAGGGCGCGTCGATCTGCATGGTGACCGCCTGCGCCACCGGCGCGAACTCGATCGGCGAGGCGATGCGGATGATCCGCTTCGGCGAGGCCGACGTCGCCATCGCCGGCGGGGTGGACGACACCCTGACCCGGCTCGACATCACCGGTGCCGCGGTTTCCCGTGCGCTCTCGCGCCGGGAGGACGAACCGGCGGCCGCCTGCCGTCCGTTCGACACCGACCGGGACGGGTTCGTGATGAGCGCCGGGGGCGGGGTACTGGTGCTGGAAAGCGCCGACCACGCCGCGGCGCGGGGCGCCAGGGTGCTGGCCGAGCTGGCCGGGTACGGCACCACCACCGACGCCTTCCACATGACCGCACCGCACCCGGAGGCGATCACCGCCCAGCGGGCGATGCGGATCGCACTGGACCGGGCCGGGGCCCAGGCGTCCGATGTGGACTACATCAACGCGCACGGAACGGCCACGAAGCTCAACGACACCACCGAAATCAAGGCGATCCGCGGGGTGTTCGGCGAGCGGGCCCCGAAGATCCCGGTGAGCTCGATCAAGAGCATGACCGGGCACATGCTCGGCGGCGCCGGCGCGGTGGAGCTGATCACCGCGATCGAGACGATCCTCACCGGGATCGTGCCCCCGACGATCAACTGCGACCGGCCGGAAGACCCGGAAATGAACTTCGTGCCGCACGTGGCGCAGTCGCACGAGGTGCGCACGGTGATGAGCAACTCGTTCGGGTTCGGCGGCCACAACGCCGTGCTGGTCGCGCGCCGCTGGGCGGGCTGA
- a CDS encoding fatty acyl-AMP ligase has product MSVTRQLEQTGLVGALRTFARTRGDQPALTFLQYTTGTEHTARTHTYAETDRAAATVAAQLQRRCGLGARVAVICAHDFTYPAAFLGCLYANRIAVPLPEVEARRKNDRIVSALLDAEPEVVLTNRAALDRTTEVAAAAGIPAAAICAVEDLLELPAPEWTDRTTPAAVAYLQYTSGSTGNPAGVRITHANMTANARQIAGFATYLTPGAPMVSWVPFFHDLGLITGLVVPLSIGGHAIHLSPVAFVQSPYRWLKAISDYRSAWMVGPNFSYELSARRVTDEQKATLDLSCLLGLVSGGEAVRPNTQRVFADAFAGCGLTADLDAGAYGLAEATLCVTARYDEDGRSVYHFDRAELTAGRVREREPGPDARAMSSCGVPVEDVRVAIVDPDSGTEVAADEVGEIWVQGPNVAAGYWRQPARTAEVFHGSFTDRDGEPVKGDWLRTGDIGFRHRELLFVVGRRKDLMIVNGRNHYPVDIEATIESATLPCPIGESAVFSIDRDDREQVVVVVEVRPRDVESPKLRALTEEAVRRVVSRAHGLELHDVLLTSRGAIPRTSSHKIQHSRCREKYLLGQLRRINER; this is encoded by the coding sequence ATGAGCGTGACCCGTCAGCTGGAACAGACCGGACTGGTCGGCGCGCTGCGGACCTTCGCCCGCACCCGCGGCGACCAGCCGGCGCTCACCTTCCTGCAGTACACCACCGGGACCGAGCACACCGCGCGGACCCACACCTACGCCGAGACCGACCGGGCCGCGGCCACCGTGGCCGCGCAGTTGCAGCGGCGGTGCGGGCTCGGCGCGCGGGTGGCGGTCATCTGCGCGCACGACTTCACCTATCCGGCCGCGTTCCTGGGCTGCCTCTACGCGAACCGGATCGCGGTGCCGCTGCCGGAGGTCGAGGCCCGCCGCAAGAACGACCGGATCGTCTCGGCCCTGCTCGACGCCGAACCCGAGGTGGTGCTGACCAACCGGGCCGCGCTGGACCGGACCACCGAGGTGGCCGCGGCGGCCGGGATCCCGGCGGCCGCCATCTGCGCGGTCGAGGACCTGCTCGAACTGCCGGCGCCGGAGTGGACCGACCGCACCACCCCGGCCGCGGTCGCCTACCTGCAGTACACCTCCGGCTCGACCGGGAATCCCGCCGGGGTGCGGATCACCCACGCCAACATGACCGCGAATGCGCGGCAGATCGCCGGGTTCGCCACCTATCTGACCCCGGGCGCGCCCATGGTCAGCTGGGTGCCCTTCTTCCACGATCTCGGGCTGATCACCGGCCTGGTGGTGCCGCTGAGCATCGGCGGGCACGCCATCCACCTGAGCCCGGTCGCCTTCGTGCAGTCGCCCTACCGCTGGCTCAAGGCGATCTCGGACTACCGGTCGGCGTGGATGGTCGGCCCCAACTTCTCCTACGAGCTCAGCGCGCGGCGCGTCACCGATGAGCAGAAGGCCACCCTCGACCTGAGCTGCCTGCTCGGCCTGGTCAGCGGGGGCGAGGCGGTACGGCCGAACACCCAGCGGGTCTTCGCCGACGCGTTCGCCGGCTGCGGGCTGACCGCCGACCTCGACGCCGGGGCCTACGGCCTGGCCGAGGCGACCCTGTGCGTGACCGCGCGGTACGACGAGGACGGGCGGTCGGTCTACCACTTCGACCGGGCCGAGCTCACCGCCGGCCGGGTGCGCGAACGCGAGCCCGGACCCGACGCCAGGGCCATGTCCTCCTGCGGGGTCCCGGTCGAGGACGTGCGGGTGGCCATCGTCGATCCGGACTCCGGGACCGAGGTCGCCGCCGACGAGGTGGGCGAAATCTGGGTGCAGGGACCGAACGTCGCGGCCGGGTACTGGCGGCAGCCCGCCCGCACCGCGGAGGTCTTCCACGGCTCGTTCACCGACCGGGACGGCGAACCGGTGAAGGGCGACTGGCTGCGCACCGGCGACATCGGGTTCCGGCACCGGGAACTGCTGTTCGTGGTCGGCCGCCGCAAGGACCTGATGATCGTCAACGGCCGCAACCACTACCCGGTGGACATCGAGGCCACCATCGAGTCGGCCACCCTGCCCTGCCCGATCGGCGAGAGCGCGGTGTTCTCGATCGACCGGGACGACCGGGAACAGGTGGTGGTCGTGGTCGAGGTGCGGCCCCGCGACGTGGAATCGCCGAAACTGCGGGCACTGACCGAGGAAGCCGTCCGGCGGGTCGTTTCCCGCGCCCACGGGCTCGAACTCCACGACGTGCTGCTGACTTCCCGCGGCGCCATTCCCCGCACCAGCAGCCACAAGATCCAGCACAGCCGCTGCCGGGAAAAGTACCTGCTCGGCCAGTTGCGCAGAATCAACGAAAGGTGA
- a CDS encoding IS3 family transposase, giving the protein MRPMVLAGAGTELVRGGLASEFAAMLGPRRPTVALRVAFVDRHRIRQPVSTICAAIGLAPSTYYAVKKRERDPSERVRKDRELAVAIRDVWLSSDRTYGARKVWRELQNRGVDVARCTVERLMRNEGMRGSPLARLHQVEPVEPVQF; this is encoded by the coding sequence ATGCGGCCGATGGTGCTGGCCGGGGCCGGCACCGAGTTGGTGCGCGGCGGGCTGGCCAGCGAGTTCGCCGCCATGCTCGGCCCGCGTCGTCCGACGGTGGCCCTGCGCGTGGCGTTCGTGGACCGGCATCGGATACGCCAGCCGGTCAGCACGATCTGCGCGGCGATCGGCTTGGCTCCGTCCACCTACTACGCGGTCAAAAAACGCGAGCGCGACCCGTCCGAGCGCGTGCGGAAGGACCGGGAACTCGCCGTCGCGATCCGGGACGTCTGGCTTTCCAGCGACCGCACCTACGGCGCCAGGAAGGTCTGGCGGGAACTCCAGAACCGCGGGGTGGACGTGGCCCGCTGCACGGTCGAGCGGCTGATGCGCAACGAGGGCATGCGCGGATCGCCGCTGGCGCGGCTCCACCAGGTGGAGCCGGTGGAGCCGGTGCAGTTCTAG
- a CDS encoding acyl carrier protein has product MTKEEILRQVADIIADVGGLPVDEITPEKYFADDLDIDSLGLVEIGANIEDNLGVEIPDDKLAELTTVGAVVDYLAGSAQPISAG; this is encoded by the coding sequence ATGACCAAGGAAGAAATCCTGCGGCAGGTGGCCGACATCATCGCCGACGTCGGCGGCCTGCCGGTGGACGAGATCACCCCGGAGAAATACTTCGCCGACGACCTGGACATCGACTCGCTCGGCCTGGTGGAGATCGGCGCGAACATCGAGGACAACCTCGGCGTGGAGATCCCGGACGATAAGCTGGCCGAACTGACCACCGTCGGCGCGGTCGTCGACTATCTGGCGGGAAGCGCGCAGCCGATCTCGGCGGGCTGA
- a CDS encoding thiamine pyrophosphate-binding protein, whose protein sequence is MSERLGCWDAVAETLAQSGCEVVFGLPSDEPGLLDAAERHPGLAVKVFGDQRVAGCAAAGYAMASGRPVVLALNSGPGFANAMPALLEAASLGVPLVVVTTRVPGANIGRGAFQHLEQRGLAAPLTGWHHLAEHAGNLSWALHRAVRLAVDGRAGISLVEITDELTRESVPRPAVRPVRALRAAGDPDQLDRAARLLSEAERPLIVVGGGCRQAAAGEDVLRLAEALGAPVFTTAAGRGTVPESHRLCFGLLGLYTTPPADALLEKADVVLVLGSRLEETARMRWEGWQRARMIQVDKSAEAFGESAEPEIAVLADAGLAVRGLLERVRPGETRLYWAAEQALVRPELAALAQVGFGQSPVRATIGQVTEVLGPPPVVVLENGLHDIWAYHYPVLRVDAGTRVVCPGEQTMMGFGVAASAGAAMTTTGPVVVFTGDSAFLLSVGALAALAEHSLGVILVVFDNGGFGWPRFLRAATGEPDRLTAVRQRRNPAELAAAFGGWGTTARNEAELHDALLMAKQNAAAGRFTVIRVPVPDDDVPAGVLAMEEFDEMEAAGGPA, encoded by the coding sequence ATGAGCGAGAGACTCGGCTGCTGGGACGCCGTGGCCGAAACCCTGGCCCAGTCCGGTTGCGAGGTGGTCTTCGGCCTGCCGTCGGACGAGCCCGGCCTGCTCGACGCGGCCGAGCGCCATCCGGGGCTGGCGGTGAAGGTGTTCGGCGACCAGCGCGTGGCCGGGTGCGCCGCCGCCGGGTACGCGATGGCGAGCGGGCGCCCGGTGGTGCTGGCGCTGAATTCGGGGCCCGGGTTCGCCAACGCGATGCCCGCCCTGCTGGAGGCCGCCTCACTCGGGGTGCCGCTGGTCGTGGTGACCACCCGCGTGCCAGGCGCCAACATCGGCCGCGGTGCCTTCCAGCACCTCGAGCAGCGCGGGCTGGCCGCGCCGCTGACCGGCTGGCACCACCTGGCCGAACACGCCGGCAACCTCTCATGGGCGCTGCACCGGGCGGTCCGGCTGGCCGTGGACGGGCGCGCCGGGATTTCACTGGTGGAGATCACCGACGAGCTGACCCGCGAGTCGGTGCCTCGCCCAGCGGTCCGCCCGGTGCGCGCGCTGCGCGCGGCCGGTGACCCGGACCAGCTCGACCGGGCGGCGCGGTTGCTGTCCGAGGCCGAGCGTCCGCTGATCGTCGTCGGTGGCGGGTGCCGTCAGGCCGCGGCCGGCGAGGACGTCCTGCGGCTGGCCGAAGCGCTCGGCGCGCCGGTGTTCACCACCGCCGCCGGCCGGGGCACGGTCCCCGAGAGCCACCGGCTCTGCTTCGGGCTGCTCGGCCTCTACACGACTCCCCCGGCCGACGCCCTGCTCGAGAAGGCGGACGTGGTGCTGGTGCTGGGCAGCCGCCTGGAGGAGACGGCCAGGATGCGCTGGGAGGGCTGGCAGCGGGCGCGGATGATCCAGGTCGACAAGTCCGCCGAGGCCTTCGGGGAAAGCGCCGAGCCGGAGATCGCGGTGCTGGCCGACGCCGGGCTGGCCGTGCGCGGCCTGCTGGAGCGGGTCCGCCCGGGTGAGACCCGGCTGTACTGGGCGGCGGAGCAGGCACTGGTGCGGCCCGAACTGGCCGCACTGGCCCAGGTCGGTTTCGGCCAGTCCCCGGTGCGGGCCACCATCGGGCAGGTCACCGAGGTGCTCGGCCCGCCACCGGTGGTCGTGCTGGAGAACGGGCTGCACGACATCTGGGCCTACCACTACCCGGTGCTGCGGGTCGACGCCGGAACGCGGGTGGTCTGCCCCGGCGAGCAGACGATGATGGGTTTCGGCGTCGCGGCCTCGGCCGGCGCGGCCATGACCACCACCGGGCCGGTGGTGGTCTTCACCGGGGATTCCGCCTTCCTGCTCAGCGTCGGCGCACTCGCCGCCCTCGCCGAGCACTCGCTCGGCGTGATCCTGGTGGTCTTCGACAACGGTGGTTTCGGCTGGCCCCGCTTCCTGCGCGCGGCCACCGGCGAACCGGACCGGCTCACCGCGGTGCGGCAGCGGCGGAACCCGGCGGAACTGGCGGCCGCGTTCGGCGGCTGGGGCACCACCGCGCGCAACGAGGCGGAACTGCACGACGCGCTGCTGATGGCCAAGCAGAACGCCGCCGCGGGCCGGTTCACCGTGATCCGCGTGCCCGTGCCCGACGACGACGTGCCTGCCGGGGTGCTCGCGATGGAGGAGTTCGACGAGATGGAAGCGGCCGGGGGCCCCGCATGA